The Urocitellus parryii isolate mUroPar1 chromosome 13, mUroPar1.hap1, whole genome shotgun sequence nucleotide sequence GGCTGGGAGACTAGTGAGAATGTTCCAGAAATTCAGGCAAGAGATAATAGGGGCTCAGTCTGTGATAGTTGTGATGAAGGATTACTTCTAAATGGGTAGAAGTAATCTATGTCTCGTTTCTCTCTACATTCAGTCTTCGTATCTCAGACTAGATATCATTTCCGCAAATACTATTCCTTGTCTCTCTTGGGCAAGATCTCTTTGCTGTCTTTAGTGCCTTGTTCTCTTCCATAACACCTATAAATAATAGCTACTCTAAAGCTCCGTTTGATCTTCATGCCAAAGGTAGTTCCTTGCTCAAAAATTATTTGGTGAGTAAATTAAAGACACCTATTGAATATCTCTCGTAGCCTCCCATTCAGCTCTCTTTAGGTTCAGGCATCTTCTTTGTAAACTCATAGGAGCTAGTCCTAAAACTTGtttagtttttgtaattttttccttaAGCAATATGTCTTGACTGCATCATTCTGAATTGCTGGCCACATAGGATTTTCAGTAAACATCTAGATAGTTTTTTCAAGAGTTGAATATTTGATTGTATTTAAAATCATCATTGTTTTCCAGTGCAGTATGTATTATTGTtcgtatttttaattttttttttctttagtgaaacTGATGAAAGTTGTAAGAAGCACCTTGGAAGAGTGTTATCTATTTGGGAAGAAAGATCTGTATATGAAAATGATGTATTAGAACAACTTAAGCAAGCTCTGTGtgagtatataattttttttttaaaagagagtgagagaaagtgagagaatttttttaatatttattttttagttttcggcggacacaacatctttgtttgtatgtggtgctgaggatcgaacctgggccgcacacaagccaggcgagcgcactaccacttgagccacatccccagccctataatctTAATCTCTTATCATTAtctcttcattaaaatattcttttattaaaatttaaatattttttcaatatagaTGGTGATAAGAAGCCTAGGAAGAGAACTTATGAACAAATAAAGGtggatgaaaatgaaaactgttcctCTCTAGGATCTCCAAGTGAACCACCACAGGTAAAAAATTTTCACCGATAAGAGTTATATTTTACTTTGCGTGATTACCAAGCCttattatttaattgtttttgggTACAAGAAAGAAACTACatgaatatcttttctttctttcttttttttaaaaatatttttagttgtaggtggacacaatacctttattttgtttatttatgtggtgctgggaatcgaacccagtgtctcatgcatgctaggcaagtgctttaccactgagccacaaccccagcccaaatatcttttattttctgctcCACAAATTGCTTATGTTTGTAGGATgttgtatattgtatattttttatagaaataatattttgcatagaaatatttttttcttctgattaattctttttttttttaatttaagaggaTTTCTAGTTGCTAAGTATGATTAGATACAGTGAGATATCCACCATTTAAAGAGTTTATTTTACGATAAAACATTATGTGATAAGCATATTTTGTTGTAGGATTTAAATGCTATTAAGAATTGcattcttagatttaaaaaaagagaattgcaTTCTTAGAGATGGACACTgctcttgtgtttttctttcaaatgtgtaAAACTCTTTTGAAAGATAAGGGTGttagaatggggctggggatgtggctcaagtggtagcatgctcgcctggcatgcgcagggcgctgggtttgatccttagcaccacataaaaataaaataaagatgttgtgtccaccgaaaactaaaaagtaaatattaaaaaaaaagagtgttagAGTGGTAAGTATGTATTCATTCACTAAAACTATATATCACAATGTAAGTCTATGGAGAAGTAAGATAAATTCAAATCATTATCTTCGTACCCTGAGTCCTCCCAGGATGGTACAACATAGCACTTCTTAACCATTAGATGAATTTTAGAAAGACATTTTGAACTTAAATGTGGGCATTGAGtctttaaatttccttcttctgtttgAAATACGTATGAAGGAcagataaaatttcaaaagacaaaatgaagaCAGCCTTAAAACAAGgtaaatagctttttaaaaaaatatttattttttaattgtagttggatacaatatctttatttatttatttttatgtggttttgggggtcgaacccagggccttgcccgtgctaggcaagcgctctaccactgagccacaaccccagcccaaggtaaATAGCTTTAAGAGCTAGAAATAATACAGAAGTACAACTCATTGTGTGAGCCAGAGACTGTTTTCTCCTGAGCTCATTTCATTCTCCTCTGATAGACACGAGGTGTCAAGAATTGGTATCTTGTAGGGTAACAAGAACTGTCAATACTTTATGGAAGttagaggattgaacccaaactTACTGTATGAAAACTGGAAGCTGGGAAGGGCTTTTTCCCTCATGAAAGGAGcttgaaagaaagataaaaatgattgcctaggagctggggttgtggctcagcggtagagcgcttgagcacctagcacatgtgaggccctgggttccctactcagcaccacataaaaataaataaaataaaggtattgtgtccaattacaactaaaaaacaaaattttttttttttttttttttttttttttttagaaatgattgCCTAGGACTATGGATTTATATCAGTCTTGGAattaaggaggaagaaaaatcagACCAAGGCTCTCGGTCAGGATCAGAGCCAAGCTACCTCTTGGTTCAGTCAGGAATGAGGAATAATGAACTCCTCATGGTAATCATGAAACAGAACTGGAATAGAAAAGTAGTAAGAACATGACATTTGGACCAACCAAGCACTAAATGTGCATCTTTCCCTATTTGCTCATAATTTATgacaaaaaatcattttttaacatgccttttaaaaaaatatatttattttttaattttatgtgggtgcaatatctttatttttatgtggtgctgaggattgaacccagtgcctcacacatgctaggcgagcattctacctctgagccacaaccctggctccacattcattctttttttttttagttgttgatagatcttttatttatttatacgtggtgctaagaatcgaacccagtgcctcacacatctcAGGCAGGTGTGCTATTGCTGAGCCAAAGCCCCAGCCTCCCCATAcagtcttaatatttttattgtttattttaaaaaaaatttttttagagtgagagaggagagagaaagagagagaatttttatatttattttttagtttttggtggacacaacatctttgttggtatgtggtgctgaggatagaacccgggccgcatgcatgccaggcaagcgcgctaccacttgagccacatccccagcccaatatttttattttctgtgtgctAAACCTCAGTGATAGCTTTTAAATTAGAATAGCTAATAAACATTAGTAACTTGCTGtcaatgtcattttttatttttatttttattttttcaagtaaagAGTCTTTCTATGTTGCTCAAACTGATTctgaactcctaggctcaagcaatcctccttcctcagtctctttGAGTAGCTGAGACTAAATGTGATCCTGATAAAGACAGAATTAGGCGaggcactgtggcacacgcctgtaatcccaatagtttgggaggctgaggtagaaggattgcaagttcaaagccagcctcagcaaaagcgaggtgctaagcaactcagtgagaccctgtctctaaataaaatacaaaatagagctggggatgtggctcagtggttgagtgctcctgagttcaatcctcagtaccaaaaaaaaaaaagtaaaggcagtattttaaaagtatatgtaatGTTTTAGTGTCTCTGAATCTagtcttaaaaactaaaaaagaaaaaaaaaagaaaagatgggatGGGGATAGAGActagtaaaaataaaacttaattatttttctttggagtAAGTTATATTTATGAATAGTAACTCCAATAACAAAGAATCAccctttccttctatttttaactagtatgaaaatattttaattgtcctTTTCTCCTGATTATAGTTGTATAAAAATAGTATTACTAAAGGTGATAAAATCATTTGTTTCCTGGCTAATCAGCATGGACATATTAGTCATTAGAtgcatggaattttttaaatactttaatagTCTGATTAACAAACCATAGGATAGTTGAAGATATCATATttgtggctgggattgtggctcagaagtagagtgctcacgtagcatgcatgaggcactgagttcgatcctcagcaccacataaaaataaaataaagatatgtgtccatctataactaaaaaataaatatttaaaaaaagatatcataTTTGAACATAATACCAAAACtacatttcttttatgttttacttaCAGCATTTAGAAATAGAATTTGAGAAACTCTTCTATATTGTATTAGATGATTGGTGTCCCCCTTTCCGCAATAaccaatttaatttaaaattcagtaattttACAGTGATAATATAATGTGCAATGATaatataatgcatatattatacataaaactTGTATTCTTTTGGCTGAAATTATAGCCTACTTTCCCATTTACCACGGAGATAGATATCTGCCATATATATAAATCAGTCATTTACCTCATTTGTCTGaaactcataaatatttttataccatcTGCCTTCACTACTAGAGTGTGAGCTCCTCAAGGTCTAGGGCGTTATCTCATTTACATTTTCAGTAGCTTCTTAGTATATAAAAGAAATGGGATTGTCTGTGGAAGCAGTTTGTATTGGAAACTTTGTGTTAGTAGGTAACTCATAAGGATTAGGGATATGAAAAAAAGATTCAAGTCATTATTAATTTAAGctttgagctggggttgtggctcagcagcacagcactcacctagcatgtgtgagatgctgggttcaatcctcagcaccacataaaaataaattttaaaaaaaaggtattgtgtccaactacaactaaaaaaaaaaaccaaaaacaaaattaagctttatttattttggttctgaaGTTATGCAACTTTTTAGACTCTAGATCTCGTTAGAGCCTTACAAGATCTAGAAAATGCAGCTTCAGGTGATGCAGCAGTTCATCAGAGGATAGCTTCTTTGCCTGTCGAAGTCCAAGAAGTATCCCTGCTAGATAAAATAACAGGTAAGAAAAAGATGTGATCCAGAACTTTTTTAGGAGGTGGGTTTGGGAACAACATATGTTATTGTTTCTGttgtataataattttattatcctGTGCTTTTCTTAGATAAAGAATCTGGAGAAAGGCTTTCTAAAATGGTAGAGGATGCTTGTATGTTGCTGGCAGATTACAATGGCAGATTGGCGGCAGAAATAGATGATAGGAAGCAACTCACTCGAATGTTAGCAGATTTTCTTCGTTGTCAAAAAGAAGCCCTTGCAGAGAAAGAGCATAAATTGGAAGTgcgtaacttttttctttttagtgcttatttgtttcatttacttTGGGGCAGGAATTTTAACATATCTCAGTTCTTGCACACCATGCATTTTTGGGAAATAGACCTTTTTAGGCAGTGGCCCAAGTAACTTCCTCAACATCAATGGATTTCCTTCTACTTTAACCAAATCAACCTGTTTAAGTAAACTTTGAAATTTAGAATTAGCAGGATTGcacttgaaaaattatttttgtgaaattcCATTGCGATAGTAGAAGTTTATCAACTTAAATCCTTATTTTCAAgcacaaaaacaatagaaaaataacagtaGGCATGAAGCCTTATTTGCAATAAATTGGATTAGATTTGTTCAGTCCCTATTCTGAGCACATACAGTCTTTCAGCTATACCATACAGTCTTCAAATTAATCCATCTCTTTGAGGCCAAGAATTCAAGACCAGACTGGGCAACATGAgctgtttcaaattttaaaaagaaattacctCTTTTTTCCACCTCTGATTCTGATGCTTAACATATTCACACCCTTCTGGCCCGCAAACACTGTTAGTTAGAAAGTTATTGCTCTTTTAAATAGTGATTGGTACTGTTGATGAGAAGATTTGGGGTGCAGGAggtgataaaaagaaatattttcatatttcctttgagGCATTGTCAGGGATAGATGAGCTAGATTTAGTTTAATTTAAGTCCTCCAGTTGACTAGTTGTTAAATTGTTTACTGATGTACCAGTTTCTTATGCTAATATGTAAGAGAATTTCTAATTTGTTTGAGTCCCCTTATTTGCAGGTAATTTACTGTAAATTTATAGGTACGGCATGATACTGCCTCTGTTAGGttgcttttacttattttaatttatttcttagtttagCAATCTCTAATTGGGCCCAAAAGGTGCTTAGACTGGCTTGCCATTTGTTACCCATGAGAAAGCTACTTGATTGCTTCCACCCAAAACTCTTAGCTTTTAGTTTAGCACAGTCTCTTCAAATTTGCTCCTCTTCTGTTCACATAAAACACAGTGGATTATTAGCACTGTGATTTGCCCTTGAAAAAGTTGCTCACTTCTACATGGAAAGGAAAAGATGGAATTTTGAAAATGATGAATTTGATAATTGTTAGTCTTTGATTTGTGGTAgaaattcacttttaaatatattgttacTTGTTTTATTGTCTGCAGAATTAAGGGTAAGTAATATACAGTTTTTATCTTTAGTCTTTTGGTAACATTTCTTTAACTTCTA carries:
- the Rprd1a gene encoding regulation of nuclear pre-mRNA domain-containing protein 1A isoform X1 produces the protein MSAFSEAALEKKLSELSNSQQSVQTLSLWLIHHRKHSRPIVTVWERELRKAKPNRKLTFLYLANDVIQNSKRKGPEFTKDFAPVIVEAFKHVSSETDESCKKHLGRVLSIWEERSVYENDVLEQLKQALYGDKKPRKRTYEQIKVDENENCSSLGSPSEPPQTLDLVRALQDLENAASGDAAVHQRIASLPVEVQEVSLLDKITDKESGERLSKMVEDACMLLADYNGRLAAEIDDRKQLTRMLADFLRCQKEALAEKEHKLEEYKRKLARVSLVRKELRSRIQSLPDLSRLPNVTGSHMHLPFAGDIYSED
- the Rprd1a gene encoding regulation of nuclear pre-mRNA domain-containing protein 1A isoform X2; the encoded protein is MSAFSEAALEKKLSELSNSQQSVQTLSLWLIHHRKHSRPIVTVWERELRKAKPNRKLTFLYLANDVIQNSKRKGPEFTKDFAPVIVEAFKHVSSETDESCKKHLGRVLSIWEERSVYENDVLEQLKQALYGDKKPRKRTYEQIKVDENENCSSLGSPSEPPQTLDLVRALQDLENAASGDAAVHQRIASLPVEVQEVSLLDKITDKESGERLSKMVEDACMLLADYNGRLAAEIDDRKQLTRMLADFLRCQKEALAEKEHKLEILDMGVIF